Sequence from the Actinocatenispora sera genome:
GTTCAGCGGTACAGGGTGCGCATGCTGACCTCGTCGCCGCCGCGCCGGGGCGTGGTCGGAGCGGCGCGGGCGTACCGCCGGGCGGTGGCGTCGGCGTAGCGGCGCAGCCGCCGCTCCGTGCGCCAGGCGCTGTACAGGACGACCGTCGCCGCGATGTCGATGCACAGCAGCGTCACCAGAAGCACGATCGCGAGCCGCATCTGCAGACCCTCCCGAGGTGACCGCCGACGCGTGGGGATGGCGCGGGGCGGCTGGCGCTCATCGGGGCGGATCGGGCCGTGCGCGGTCCGGGTCGGCGGTGCGCACCGGTCGCTCCGGTACGGCCGGCGATCGCATCGGCGGGGTCGCTTCGATGGGCGTCGGTATGAATCGCGCGGCGGCGGGGGCGCGTCGACAGGCTCGGCACCGAGTCGTTCGGGCCCACCCGCGCCGGGGCGTTGGAGTCGGCAGCTTAGTACCAGATGCGCTGGGTGACCAGCGACTTGCCGGCGATCCGGGCGAAACCCGCCCGAAGATCACGTTTGGTGGTCACCACCGCGCCGCGTCGTCACCGTACCGGATCCGCCAGGATCCGGGCGCAGCCGTCCGGTCGGGTGGCGCGTGTATCCACCGCGCGCCGGGCGCGGCTGGGGTGTGTCCGGCGCGCACCTCGGGGGCGGGGTAGGTGGGGCCGCGGGCCGTGGCGCGAACGGCCCGCGACCCCACCCGGCCGCCCGCGAACGGCCGCTACCTGGCGGCGGATGTCCGGCTCGGGCATGCTTGCGCCATGGCGGACAGCGACGAGGAGCGGCCCAATGCCGCCCGGATGTACGACTACTTCCTCGGCGGTGCGCACAACTTCGCGGTGGACCGGCAGGCGGCCGAGGCAGCCCGGGCCGCGTTCCCGGCCCTGCCGGAGACGATGCGGGCCGGCCGGGCCTTCCTGCGCCGTGCGGTGCACTTCCTGCTCGACACCGGGATCGACCAGTTCCTCGACCTGGGCTCCGGCATCCCGACCGTCGGCAACGTACACGAGATCGCCCGGCTGGCGAACGTGCCGGCACGCGTCGTGTACGTCGACGTCGACCCGATCGCCGTCGCGCACTCCCGCACCCTGCTCGCCGACGAGCCGGCCACGGTGATCGTCGACCGCGACGTCCGCGACGTCGCCGGGGTCCTGGCCGATCCGCAGACCCGCCACACGCTCGACTTCGACCGGCCGATCGGGCTGCTGTTCAACGGCGTGCTGCACTTCGTCCCGGACGCCGACGACCCGGCCGGGCTGGTCGCCGCGTACCGGCAGGCGGTGGCGCCCGGCAGCTACCTGGCGATCGGGCACGCCACCGGCACCCGGCGCAGCGCCGACGGCGAGGCGGAGATCGGCCGGGCCCGCAAGGTCTACTCCGACGCGGGTGAGCGGGTCAGCCTGCGTGGCCGGGACGAGATCGCGGCGCTGTTCGCCGGTACGACGCTGGTCGAGCCGGGCGTGGTCGAGGTCGACCGGTGGCGGCCGGACGAGGCCACCGAGGCGTTCGGCCTCGCCGGCTACGCCGGCGTCGCCCGCATCGACTGACCACCCGCACGCCGGCGACACCGCCAGCGCCACGATCGCCGCACCGGTCGTCGTGCCGCGATCGCCGCACCGGTCGTCGTGCCGCGATCGCCGCGGCGCGGAGGCTATGCCGGCATCGCCCGGAGCGACGTACCGCCCGCACCGCGGCGCCGGCGGTACCAGAGCGCCCCGACCGCGCACAGGATCGCGACGAGCAGCGCCACCCCGCCGACGACGGTACGCAGCCACCAAGCGGGCGGCGGCCCGTAGTCGGCGGCGGCACCGGTCACGGCCAGGTGCCGCGAGTCGATCAGCGCAACGGCGACGTCGTCGAGCGTGGCGCCGGCCGGCACGGTACCGATTCGCCGGACGGTACCGGTGTGCGCCAGCGGTTGCCGCAGCAGCGCCCCGCCGTCGGTGACCAGCAGGGTCTGCGCGTCGGCCCAGCCGACGAACCGGGCGTGCTGGTCGCCGGGCGGCGCCGGGGGTGTGTCCCCGCTGCCCGGGTCGGTGGACGCGAAGTGCACCGACCGGCCGTCCGCGCCGGCCAGGGCGAGCCAGCGGCCGTCCGGCGACCAGGCGTGCGGCCCCGCGAGCGTGCCGCCGATGTCGGGCAGCCGACCGGCGAGCACGCCGCTGCTGTGCGCGACCTGGATGTCACCGCCGACCTGCACCGCGATGCTGCCGCCGTCCGGGGAGAACGCTGCGCCGCGGGCGGTGCCGGTCGCCAGCGGCACGCTGGTGCCGGCCTTCGGGTCGAGCAGGACCACGCTGTCCGGGCCGGAACCGGCCGCGGTCACCGCGCAGACGATCCGCGTGCCGTCCGGAGCGAACGCCAGCGCGCGCACCCGCCTGGCACCGTGGATCCGGTACGAGCGAACCGATCCGTCGCCGAGCCGGACCAGCCGCAGCACGTCGTCGATGCCGCCCACCGCGACGCTGCGCCCGTCCGGGCTGAGCAGGCCTTCCCCGTCGGTGTGCCCGGTGAACACGTGCCCGCCGAGCACGCTGCGGTAGTCGGTGCCGTCCGCACCGATCACGAGCTGCCCGGAGTCGCCGTACCCGACGAGCGCGATCGCCGCCCCCAGCGGCGCCCGCCGCACCGACGAGGCGGTCGACGACCAGCCCCCGACCGTACGGGGAAAGGACGGTCGCCGCGGCGCCGGCTGCCGCCCTGGATCGGCCGCCAGCCACGGCACCAGCACCAGCGCCACGACCACCACCAGTACCCCGGCCGCCACGAGCAACGGAGTCCTGACCCGCCGAGCCGCCGCCGGCGCCTGCTCAACCAGTTGCATTGCCCCATCTTGCCCGGATCAACCCCCACGAGTGACCCCGCATCCGCCCACGGTCCACCGGATCAACGCCGGCGCCACCAGGGGGCCGCCTCGGTCTCTCGCCTGCGTCGCAGCGGTCCGCGACCGACGCCGGCTACGCCTGTCCCTACTTCGCCACCAGGACCGCACCGACGAGGAACAACCCCAGCACGACGAGCGAAAACGCATCACCAACGGCTCTGCTCACTCGCCGGCCCTCATCAGCACACCACGGTCAGGAATCGGAGTCTCGGTCGGCCGACTTGACCACGTAGACGGCCACGCCGGGGAGGATCTTGACCACGCCACGATCGGCCAGCAGGCGCAGGGCGTGCCGCAGCGTGTTCCGGCCGACGCCCAGATCCCGGGACAGCTCGATCTCGCCGGGCAACCTGACCGGCCACTCGCCCGACTCGATCCTGGCCTCGATCACGTCGGCCGCCTGCTCGTACTTGTAGCGAGGGACGTCACCGGAGATCTCCATGAGGCCATGGTCGGTGTCCAGAAGGGCCGAGGCTCGTTGGTCAGCGGCAGGTAGCTCCTAGGAGTTTCTGGACTCGGATGGGAGCGGAGCGTAGAGTCCACGGCCAGCAGACACTCCCGCGAGCAAGCAAGAGCGGCTCGCTCGCGGCACCAGCCGAAAGTAGGTCCAGCATGGGTCAGGGAATCGTCCACCGCACGGTCAAGGTCCCGCCGGCAGGCTCGCAGGTCTTCATCTCCCCCGCCGCCGGAGTCCACGGCCAAGGGAGTTTCTGGGGACTGCTCGTCTCCAGCACCGATGGGCTGGTCGACGACCACGCGTACCTCAGGGTCTGCCGAATCGAGGATGTCGACGGTGACGCCACCGTTCGGACGTTCTACTGCCAACTGTCCGGGCTGCTCGTGAAGGATGCCGAGTGACTTCTGGATGGCCCTGGTCCGGTCCGGGGCGCGATGTTCGCGCAGTG
This genomic interval carries:
- a CDS encoding WD40 repeat domain-containing protein; amino-acid sequence: MQLVEQAPAAARRVRTPLLVAAGVLVVVVALVLVPWLAADPGRQPAPRRPSFPRTVGGWSSTASSVRRAPLGAAIALVGYGDSGQLVIGADGTDYRSVLGGHVFTGHTDGEGLLSPDGRSVAVGGIDDVLRLVRLGDGSVRSYRIHGARRVRALAFAPDGTRIVCAVTAAGSGPDSVVLLDPKAGTSVPLATGTARGAAFSPDGGSIAVQVGGDIQVAHSSGVLAGRLPDIGGTLAGPHAWSPDGRWLALAGADGRSVHFASTDPGSGDTPPAPPGDQHARFVGWADAQTLLVTDGGALLRQPLAHTGTVRRIGTVPAGATLDDVAVALIDSRHLAVTGAAADYGPPPAWWLRTVVGGVALLVAILCAVGALWYRRRRGAGGTSLRAMPA
- a CDS encoding winged helix-turn-helix domain-containing protein, with the protein product MEISGDVPRYKYEQAADVIEARIESGEWPVRLPGEIELSRDLGVGRNTLRHALRLLADRGVVKILPGVAVYVVKSADRDSDS
- a CDS encoding SAM-dependent methyltransferase; protein product: MADSDEERPNAARMYDYFLGGAHNFAVDRQAAEAARAAFPALPETMRAGRAFLRRAVHFLLDTGIDQFLDLGSGIPTVGNVHEIARLANVPARVVYVDVDPIAVAHSRTLLADEPATVIVDRDVRDVAGVLADPQTRHTLDFDRPIGLLFNGVLHFVPDADDPAGLVAAYRQAVAPGSYLAIGHATGTRRSADGEAEIGRARKVYSDAGERVSLRGRDEIAALFAGTTLVEPGVVEVDRWRPDEATEAFGLAGYAGVARID